Part of the Rhinolophus ferrumequinum isolate MPI-CBG mRhiFer1 chromosome 25, mRhiFer1_v1.p, whole genome shotgun sequence genome, agcccctcatttgttttttaataagctttttattttagaataattgtAGATTTACAGGAAAGTTGCAAAAGTAGTACCGACTTCCCGATACTTCCTGACTTCTCTTCAGCCAGCTTCTCCTAGTGTCGATATGTTACCGAGCCTAGTATATTGCCACAACGAAGAAATTGACATTggcacattattattaactgaagtacAGACTATTTGATTTCACCTGGTTTTTAACTCATGTCCTTTTTTGTGCTTTGGGATCCAATCCAGAAAACCACATTGCTTTTAATGggttcattaaaaatattttttttccatctagtCTTTTCCACagtcatgtatatttttatgttattaaccATCACAGAATCCAGCTGTATctaggtggtttttttttcttctacttactgttttaaaaactgtcttccctataatcactttttaaaactacagaatATACCTCAGGTGACTGTCCAAAACTTCCTGAACCATCCATCCCCTATTGTTAGGCATCTAAGCTAACAGTCTGAGTGTGTGATTGAGAACCCAAAGCAATCTCATCTTTGTGTAGGGGTTTCTCAAACTTTCTCCGTTCGTGGCACCCTAGGCCAAAAGTTCCACTTAGCAAGGACTTGGGTGCAaaccacttaataaatatttatacccTAACAACTTAGcagccatttgaaaaaataatacacataagtcaaaagaaaacaatatttttatttcattctgaaataCAAGTACTAAGGGGATGTGTGCGCCCGTTGGGCTTTGCACAGCTTCCCATACCTTGGAATCAGGTCGGACACCACGACCTTCATTTCCTGTTCCACAGTGATTTTCGCCTGTTACTTGCATTTTATCACAGCAACTGCTTTCTGAAAACATAGCTTTGCAAAGCTATAAAGTTGTTGCTGGGAATGTAGTACCATTTGTGAATTCACTCACACTAGCAGTTTATTGTATAGTGTCCGAGAGATGTGGAGTTCCactgtgtttccctcaaaatttTTGTGAGTTCACAGTGGCACTCTGGGGTATCTTGGCACTCAGTTCGGGAACCATGGTcttactgcatttttttcttctactaaaTGATTTCtcaatgataaatgtctaagtttAGGATTAGTCAGCTTTAACAATCTGATCATTTTGTGTAGCTCTTGATAAAATCCTtattttgctttctctcctcccctcccctctccttcgtTTGATTCCTTCCTTTCGTACTTTTAAGCATCGATTAAATACCCAGCATTGCTTTCTTCAGAGCTCCCAGTCATTGATTGTATGTGTAGGAAGGGGGTGGGAAGACCTAACATTTTGAAGCACACACTGAACCaacatcatctcatttgatctcACAGGTACTGTTAcagttcccattttacagatgaggaaactgaggtccacagTAGGTACTGTtacaatccccattttacagatgaggaaaccgaggtccAGAGATACTGGCCCTCCAAGGTCTCTACTTCCAGAGCCACTCTGGGGATGACGCCAGATGATTATGATGAGGACCCCCCAAAAACCCCTGCAGGGGCTGGAAGTGTGTCCTGAGGATGGACACAGCAGGGAGCTCACGAGATATTGCCTTCTGCTCTTTCAGAAATGGCCGAGCGACACAACACCAAGCAGGTCCTGAAGCTGGCCCGGGACCTTGTGTATAAGGTGCAGACGCTGATTGAGAACAAGTGAGGGCCGCCTCCCCCAGGCAGCGTCAGCAGAGCTGCCACCTGCCTGTCCTGCCCCGTTTGCCTCCCGGCCGCCCCGGGAGCGAGGTCCTGTGTCTGTTCATGAACGTGGACTTCTGTGCTAAGAGAAACTGCCCTGACTTTGGCTGCCAGGCAGGTGGGGTTGAGGGGTTGCCCCCTGAATTCAGCCTTACGTTTTCTTGTTTGACCAAAGATTGCCCACGTCTGGGATTTCTCCCTCGCGGGAGTAGCTGATGGATGGAGAGAACATCTTTGTTCCAGGTCTCCAGAAGggtctctgtcttcttctctcCCCTATCCCTCCAAACTGACTTGTTGGGTGAGACTTGGGGAGGGAAGCTTTTGGAAATTGACGTAGGAGAGGTCTATGGGGCCACCTCAGTACTCTGAAAGGGGCGTTTGGAGGTGCTGCAGAACGTGGCTGGGAGACTGGCTTGGAGCAGGCATTCTGCACCTCAGCAGGACTGACATTTGAGCGGGGTCATTGTTTTCTGATGGGAGCCGTCTTGTGCACTGCTGGGGGGTATTAAGCagaatccctggcctctacctactggatgccagtagcagccCTCCCACCCCAGTTGTGACAAGCCAGAATGTCTGccgatattgccaaatgtccccattTGGGACCCACTGGCTGAGCCAATGAATGTCCCAACCCTCTCTCTCTACCTAAGCCGCCTGTGTTCTGAGGCTGCCCCCCATTTAGAAATGGCACACGGGCGTCCCACACACCTCCCCTTGAGGTTTGGGAATCCGTTTGTTGtattctctcattttcctcctccGCCTAACCCCAGAAgagacttcttttcttttttttttcaagaaagacgTCTTTCTGAGAGGGCGGTGGAATCCAGAAGTGTCTGTAGGTGTGGGATAGTCCGAGGCCCCTCAGGGTCTGGGCCAGAGCCCCTGGGCAGGGCAGACGCCACGtccccttcctgtccctgggGCAGACCTCGCCTCTGTGCTCCAGGAGCTCAGAAGGTGTGTGTTGGTCAGGGACGCCAGCTTTTCCCCAAGTGGCCTTGCTCACTCGGGACAAAGGAGGCGGAAGAGGAGGACAGATTGCAGCCAGcgttgatgtgtgtgtgtgtgtgtgtgttttccttggGTCGCATCTGCTGGTGAACTTGCTCCCAGGTCATGGCTAGGTCTGGAAACGATCCCCTCCACGTCACATAAAGGGTCACCGATCCACAGACATCCTGAATGAGCTAGTTCACCCTGCCCACCTGTCCTCCCAGGAGAGCAGTCCTGCCAACTCCTCTGTTCTGAGGGTGCGCCAGAATTGGGAGACACAATGAGTCAGGGAGGAATGCTCTTCCCAGGATGGCGGGCAGGACTTGGGAGAGGGCAGGAAACACGTAAAGCACACTGAGGAATTCGCAGAGGGGCTGTGTTAGTCCTCCGCCCTGAGCAAACCAGGACCGGAGAACTCCCTGCCCTGCGTGCTTGGGAAGGCCCGTCCCTGCGTCACAGCGCCACCAGCTGCATCTCAGTCCCCACTTTCCCCCTAGTGGGGCCTCTTGGGCACGATGGACAAagcccaggtggccctgggttcCGAAGAGAATGCATCTTCTCACTGTAGTCCCCCAGCTTCCCGAGATGGGGAAAAAGTGTATGAAAGGCCCCTGCAGAGAAGTGTGTTTTCTCCCTCAGCTGTTCACTACAGAAGACATTACGTTAGCAAGGCCCAGCCCTAGACTTCtgattctcctttatttttttgacaGACTAGTCACAGAGTACAGCACAAGAtctcttctctgccttctctcgTGGTGTTCCAGAGAAACATCCTTGGTTGTGGTTTGGAATAACTCATATTTATTCAGCTTCCTATGCTTGTTCAGGTCTCTGTGTGCTGTGTGCGTCCTCATGTACTGGAATCAAATGCGTGGGAGTCGTTCTCTCTATGGAGTGCCCGCCTTTTCTCAGTGTTGCCAACATCTCTCGTAACTGTTTACTAAAGAGTTGTGtctatatagagaaaatatatataaacagagaTATGTGTGAATctggattgtttttgtttctgtgtttgggggagtttcttttaatttgaaagaaagacATGTTTGCTTCCTGAAGACTGTCCTTCCAAGGTCACTTCCACCACAGTGACCCATACCCAGATGGGGACAGATTCTCATGACAGCTGCCTGGTCGTTCCCCAGAAAATTCAAGGCAGGTGAATCACGTCTCACCGTTTGTATCCATTAGCTGTTACCACAagtaatgctgtgtaacaaaccaccccagaTGGTttgaaacagacatttatttagcTTGTGATTCTGTGGGTCAAAAATATGGATTTAGCTGGGAGGTTCTTCTGATCTCGGTGACCTTTTCCATGTGTCTTTGGTcagctgatggccagctgggCAACTTGGCTGCTGACACGTGGCTGGCTTTGGCTAGGGCAGTGGGGGAGACGGGGCCATGTGTCTCTCAGCCTCCAAGCAGGCTAGCTCAGGCTGGTTTACATGGCCATGGTGGCACTGTCCAAGAGAGCAAACAGAAGCGTGCTTGCCTCTTGCGGCCCAGGCTGGGAATTAGCATAAAgtcatttctgccacattctctTGGTCAGAGTAAGTCACATGGCTGAGCTCAGATTCAGCGGATGGGGAAATAGACTCACTTGACAGGAGGCTTTGAAAAGTGACATTGAAAAGGGGTGTGGGTACAGGCAGGGAAATCTTTGAGGCCATTTTGCAAACAGTGTACCGTGTACCCCAAGGTCCATACACAAAAGGGGTCCCCAGGCGGGGACGATTTCCTGGTCGGGGTCTCAGTCTGTCTTATTTGCAGCAGGTTGGATTCCAGCAGCCCTGGCAGACAAAGGGGGAGAGGTGTGAAGAGGGTTTTCGTGGGCTCAGGattcagtgtggctggagggagaGGCGCGGGTTGGGTGGGTGACAAGAAAGAGGCTGAAGAAAGCAGCTGGGACAGGCACATGAAGTGTCCCAAGTCCCAGTGACGTTTTCCCATCAGGGGGGTTATTTGCATGGAAGGGTGAGAGAGGTCCTTAGCTCCtgtctcccatccccaccctcacACTGGACAAACTTGTGTATAAGGAGCACTCACTACTAGATATTTGATGGGAAAATGAGTCATTCTCAAGTTCTCCAAGAGAGGAGGAGTtatagaaagggaagaaagagagaacgtGCACGTGCCCATTCAAAGACGTAGTATCTGAGTGACAACCACGGACTCCGATTTACCCGAGGCGCTTTCCATGAATAGATCTCTCACCACAGTCCTGTGCGGTcagaattataataatattagctAAGGTCTATCGAATACTATGTGCCTAacattgtgctaaatgctttatttaCATACATCATATCCAGTTAAATCTCGTAACAACTGTATGAGGTCGGCAGTATTTcaccccccattttacagaagaatacTCTGAGGTCAAGACAGGTGAAGCGACtcgcctgaggtcacacagcagggaagcagcagaggtgggatttgaacttgggTACTTGGTGATTTCATGTAGCTGTACCACGGGCTCTTTTTGCTCCTCCTGGGAaagttttatttgctcatttctgGGACGAGGATGATTTTCTCAGTGTCGCTGGAGAAGAGGACGGTCGGCCCCCGGACTTTGGTCATGCGGGGCCACCTGATGACGAGCAGGAGGCTGGCCAGGACCGCACTGAGGATGGTAGTCACATAGCCCCAGCCCAGCTGGCACTGCCCACGGCGGTACGCAGAGGAGGCTCCACAGGCTTCCTTGGCGAATGGGGAGGCCAGGCTGATGGGGAAAACCAGCAGGCCCACAATGGTGGTGGTGGCTGGAGACAGCAGGAAGAAAAAGCGATGTGTCGGTCAGGAGGCTCTGGGCTCACCTTCTGTCTTGGGACTCACCCCCCATCCACCCTCCTGTGCACCCACCCTTCCATCCACTCACCCTGCCATCTCCCCTtctatctattcattcattcgctTATTTGTCAGCCCATCtatccttgaaaaaaaaattttattaaactacagttggcatacaatattagttttagGGGTGTAACAATGATTTGACTTGTATATACCTTACGATGGCATCACAATAAGTCTAATAACCGTCTGTCACATGCTGTCATCTTTTATCCACCCGTCACTCAATTACCTTTCCACCCATCTGTCCGTCtagtcattcatccattcaacctGATTCTAACCCACTCATTCTCTCCACCCCTCTCTCCACCTATCCATTCACTTATCTGTCCGTCTGTCCACCTGCCCACTTAACCACTgtcccccatccatccatccatccatctatccatccatccatccatccatccgttcaTCTCCATCCTTCATCCAGCCATATTCCAATCTACCCATTTTCCTTACCCATCCGTTCATCATCCACCCATCAGTACATCCACGCACTCAGccacccactcattcattcattcattcaccgaCCCATCCATTCCTCACGCATTCGTTCATCAATACTGTTAGAGGTGCTGTGGTGGGCACGGGTGACACTAAGAAATGCACCGGACGCCTCACCGTCGGCGCGTCCAGTGCAGGAGGATCAGACGATCCCTCAGCCTCCCTTGCTGCCCTTCAGCCGCACTGGTGTCCTTGCCGTTCCCTGCACGCGCCTTGCCGCCTGGTGTCCATGCCTTTCCCTGGTGTCCCCACTACCTGAAATGCCGTTCTACGAGTACATTTGGCTAACTCCCACCTGTCCTTCCAGACTCAGTTCAAGTCATGCCTCCTGTAGGAAGCCTTGCTTCACACCCTACACCCTCCTGGAGTTTTTCCTTGCTCATCCCCATTGTGTCAAATGTCCACAGAGCTGTAACTGCCTGACGTACCCCATCCCCACGAGACACCGTGCCAGCCTAGGACAAGGACCATATCTCCCTCCATTGAGTCAACAGATACTTAGTGAGCATCTGTTATGTGCAAAGCACGTAGGGGCTGATGATAGCACAGCAGACAGCCCCCATGGAGCTGACCTAGTGGAGAGAGAGGACAGTAATCGGGAGAGCAGACGAGATTTCAGGCAGTAAGTGCTGTGGAAAATATAAAGCAAGGTAAGAGGAAGGAGACTCTAAGGAGAGGAAAGCTGTCTTAGCTGGAGGCCATGGAGGACCTCACGGAGGCAGGGATACTTTGAGCAGCGCCTTAATGAAGTGGGGAAGCCAGATGTGTCCAGATCTgagaagagaattccaggcagagggaacaagcTGGTGTACATGAGCCACAGAAAGCCAGCCAGGGTGGCTGGAGCTCGTTGAGCCTGGCAGAGGGGGCAAGAGATAAAGTCCGTGACGGAATCGGTCTTTATCGGAACGAGCCTCAGCAGCTCCaaaatttggatttttctctGAGTGTGACAAGAAGTCACTGGAGGATGGATAGGTCAGTCTGCGTGGCATGATCTGATTTCAGTTTTAACAGGACCCATTGGCCAGTGTGTGGCAGATTCTAAGGGACAAAGGTGGCAGCAGGGAGACCCTCTGTAATCCAGGTAAGAGGTGGTGGAGAATTCATTGGATGATGATTGCCATCAAGGCCTGTGCCACACCATCCGGAGACTGTGTGAATTAGCAAAATGCAACCCTTCTGAGCAGATGCAACCCTGCAGTTTCACAGCTTAGCACGTGGAGGAGAGGGTAGATTTCAGCATCTCTCAGCAcccttgtgcagtgcacaacctgcccAACTGTGTATAGTGTGCCAGGCAAAGATGATGCAAAGTGGATggataagagagaaataaaggtgGACAGACTCTTAGCCAACGGCAGGAGAGGGTGATGTTGAGGATGCCATTCCCTCCCCTCCATGTCTGGCCTGCCAAAGGACCAGGAATAATGTATAATCCTAGAGTTTATCTCTGAGAGATTGGACCCAGGAGGCCAGAACCTTCTCACaggtttgttcattcattcattccacaaacatgtCTGGAATGCTTACTCTGTGACAGTGGATTTACCTGCAGCTGCCTGCACGCTCGGCATTTTGCCACTGCCCCGCCCTGGGCACAGCCCCTTAGGAACCAGGGCCCAGGACAGGAAGAAGATTGCATTAAAGGCCAACAGGAACCAGCCTCCAAGAAGAAGTGCAGCTGACACCtgtcaggaagagagaggagagagagtattgactggggcgggggcaggagggTGCCCCCTCTGCTTACGGACCAGCTACTGAGTCCTGGAAGCCCCACAAGGTCTGTGCTATTTTACAGGCCTGTCCCCATTTTACACGTAAacaaactgaggtccagggagggaGTCATTTGCCTCAGGGCATACAGCTAATTAAAGAGTAGCGCCACCATACCCTACAGTATTGAGTACCTGCTAGATGGCGGGATAGGCAGGACAGGCACCTTTGTAATCATCAGGTTTGAAGGATGTATCATCTTCCTTAGAGGTACTGGATTGCGAGTCCTGACCCATTGTCCCCATTGTTGAATTTGGTAGTATGCTTCATGACAGAGACTTCCAACACCTTAGCTGTGGTTTTTCAGCCTAGCAGTACTTAGAGGGTGGCCAGGTGGGTGTGTACGGGTTGTACACTGCACAACTCTAAGAGGTGCGTTGAGATCATCATAGATTTGCATATTAATTACAGTAATTTTCCAGCAGATGGCAGTATAGAGTCCCGAAGAAGGGGCA contains:
- the LHFPL7 gene encoding LHFPL tetraspan subfamily member 7 protein; the protein is MMVSRVWAALELSLTCISAFSLISPAWFQTATFSFGVLTYCSWPQSDRWNQSCGTFRSLDDIPDFAWKVSAALLLGGWFLLAFNAIFFLSWALVPKGLCPGRGSGKMPSVQAAAATTTIVGLLVFPISLASPFAKEACGASSAYRRGQCQLGWGYVTTILSAVLASLLLVIRWPRMTKVRGPTVLFSSDTEKIILVPEMSK